The following are encoded together in the Culex pipiens pallens isolate TS chromosome 1, TS_CPP_V2, whole genome shotgun sequence genome:
- the LOC120430108 gene encoding pre-mRNA-processing factor 6-like: RDCRSFVLLRVSQTFSTVFHGFSTQSLVIFLRPQCSTKVKMAHIPATSLGSKNKKHFLGVPAPLGYVAGVGRGATGFTTRSDIGPARDANDVSDDRHAPPAAKRKKKDEDEDDDEDLNDSNYDEFSGYSGSLFSKDPYDKDDAEADAIYESIDKRMDEKRKEYREKRLKEDLERYRQERPKIQQQFSDLKRNLIAVSEDEWANLPEVGDSRNKKQRNPRAEKFTPLPDSVLSRNLGGESTTAIDGRSGLASMIPGVATPGMLTPSGDMDLRKIGQARNTLMNVKLSQVSDSVAGQTVVDPKGYLTDLQSMIPTYGGDINDIKKARLLLKSVRETNPNHPPAWIASARLEEVTGKVQMARNLIMRGCEVNPLSEDLWLEAARLQPPDTAKGVIAQAARHIPTSVRIWIKAADLETEAKAKRRVFRKALEHIPNSVRLWKAAVEIENPEDAKILLSRAVECCNTSVELWLALARLETYENARKVLNKARENIPTDRQIWTTAAKLEEANGNNHMVEKIIDRAMTSLSANGVEINRDQWLQEAMEAEKAGAIKCCQAIVKAVISAGIDEEDRKQTWIDDADNCAKEGAFECARAVYTFALAEFPSKKSIWLRAAYFEKNHGTRESLEAILQKAVAHCPKSEVLWLMGAKSKWMAGDVPAARGILSLAFQANPNSEDIWLAAVKLESENSEYERARRLLAKARASAPTPRVMMKSAKLEWALDNLEAALSLLEDAVKVFPDFAKLWMMKGQIEEQKKLLDRAVETYNGGLKKCPNSIPLWLLLSSLEERQNLLTKSRSVLERGRLKNPKNATLWLAAIRIEIRAGLKDMANTLMARALQECPNAGELWAEAIFLEARPQRKTKSVDALKKCEHDPHVLLAVSKLFWSERKIQKCRDWFNRTIKIDPDFGDSWAYYYKFELQHGTEQQQKELLERCVVAEPKHGEEWCRVSKDIANWCLKTDEVLRAVVKVLPTPI; encoded by the exons CGCGATTGCCGTTCGTTTGTTTTGCTGCGCGTTTCTCAAACGTTTTCCACGGTTTTTCACGGTTTTTCCACGCAAAGTTTGGTGATTTTCCTGCGGCCGCAGTGTTCCACTAAAGTGAAAATGGCCCACATCCCGGCGACGTCGCTGGGCAGCAAAAACAAGAAGCACTTCCTGGGCGTGCCGGCTCCGCTGGGGTACGTGGCCGGTGTTGGTCGTGGTGCGACGGGATTCACGACCCGGTCGGATATCGGTCCGGCGCGTGACGCGAATGATGTCTCGGACGATCGGCATGCTCCGCCTGCGGCGAAGCGCAAGAAGAAGGATGaggacgaggacgacgacgaggatTTGAACGATTCGAATTACGACGAGTTTTCCGGGTACAGCGGGTCGTTGTTTTCGAAGGATCCCTACGATAAGGACGATGCGGAGGCGGACGCGATTTACGAGAGTATTGATAAGCGGATGGACGAGAAGCGGAAGGAGTACCGGGAGAAGCGGTTGAAGGAGGACTTGGAGCGGTACCGGCAGGAGCGTCCGAAGATTCAGCAGCAGTTTAGCGATTTGAAGCGGAACTTGATTGCGGTGAGCGAGGATGAGTGGGCGAATTTGCCGGAGGTGGGGGATAGCAGGAATAAGAAGCAGCGGAACCCGAGGGCGGAGAAGTTTACGCCGCTGCCGGACAGTGTGCTGTCGAGGAATTTGGGCGGGGAGAGTACGACGGCGATTGATGGGCGGTCGGGGTTGGCGTCGATGATTCCGGGGGTGGCCACGCCGGGGATGTTGACGCCGAGTGGGGATATGGACTTGCGGAAGATTGGCCAGGCGAGGAACACACTGATGAATGTGAAGTTGTCGCAGGTGTCGGATTCGGTGGCTGGACAGACCGTAGTCGATCCGAAGGGATATTTGACGGATTTGCAGAGCATGATTCCGACTTATGGTGGGGACATTAATGACATTAAGAAGGCACGGCTGCTGTTGAAGAGTGTCCGCGAGACCAATCCGAACCATCCGCCGGCTTGGATTGCCTCGGCGCGGTTGGAGGAGGTCACTGGGAAGGTGCAGATGGCTCGTAACTTGATCATGCGCGGTTGCGAGGTGAATCCGTTGAGCGAGGATCTTTGGCTGGAGGCGGCTCGGCTGCAGCCGCCGGACACGGCCAAGGGTGTGATTGCCCAGGCGGCGAGACACATCCCGACGTCGGTGAGGATTTGGATCAAGGCCGCTGATTTGGAGACTGAGGCGAAGGCCAAGAGGCGCGTGTTTCGCAAGGCGTTGGAGCACATTCCGAACTCGGTGCGGCTGTGGAAGGCCGCGGTGGAGATTGAGAACCCGGAGGACGCTAAAATTTTGCTCTCTCGAGCGGTTGAGTGTTGCAACACCAGCGTGGAGTTGTGGCTGGCGTTGGCCCGGTTGGAAACGTACGAAAATGCTCGTAAGGTGTTGAATAAGGCGCGCGAGAACATCCCAACGGATCGACAGATTTGGACGACGGCCGCGAAGTTGGAGGAGGCGAACGGGAACAACCACATGGTGGAGAAGATCATCGATCGTGCGATGACCTCGCTGAGTGCCAACGGCGTTGAAATCAACCGCGATCAGTGGCTGCAGGAAGCGATGGAGGCGGAAAAGGCTGGCGCGATCAAGTGCTGCCAGGCGATTGTGAAGGCCGTGATCAGCGCTGGGATCGACGAGGAGGATCGCAAGCAGACGTGGATCGACGACGCCGACAACTGCGCAAAGGAAGGAGCTTTCGAGTGCGCTCGAGCCGTTTACACCTTCGCTTTGGCGGAGTTTCCCTCGAAGAAGAGCATCTGGCTGCGGGCAGCTTACTTCGAGAAGAACCATGGAACGCGTGAAAGTCTGGAGGCGATTCTGCAGAAAGCCGTTGCGCACTGTCCCAAGTCGGAGGTGCTTTGGCTGATGGGCGCCAAGTCCAAGTGGATGGCTGGGGACGTCCCCGCGGCACGTGGCATTCTCTCGCTCGCTTTCCAGGCCAATCCCAACTCGGAGGACATTTGGTTGGCCGCCGTCAAGCTCGAGTCGGAAAACTCCGAATACGAACGCGCCCGCCGTCTTCTGGCCAAGGCCCGCGCCTCCGCTCCAACTCCGCGCGTCATGATGAAGTCCGCCAAGCTGGAGTGGGCCCTCGACAATCTCGAGGCCGCTCTCAGCCTGCTGGAAGACGCCGTCAAAGTATTCCCCGACTTTGCCAAACTCTGGATGATGAAGGGCCAGATCGAAGAGCAGAAAAAGCTGCTCGACCGCGCCGTCGAAACCTACAACGGCGGCCTAAAAAAATGTCCCAACTCAATCCCGCTCTGGCTACTTCTCTCATCCCTCGAAGAACGCCAGAATCTGCTCACCAAATCCCGCTCCGTCCTGGAACGAGGCCGTCTCAAAAACCCCAAAAACGCCACCCTCTGGCTGGCGGCGATCCGCATCGAAATCCGCGCCGGCCTCAAGGACATGGCCAACACGCTGATGGCGCGCGCTCTCCAGGAATGTCCCAACGCCGGCGAACTGTGGGCCGAGGCCATCTTCCTCGAGGCACGCCCCCAGCGCAAAACCAAGTCCGTCGACGCGCTCAAAAAGTGCGAACACGACCCGCACGTCCTGCTGGCCGTCTCCAAGCTGTTCTGGAGCGAGCGCAAGATTCAAAAGTGTCGCGACTGGTTCAACCGCACC ATCAAAATCGACCCGGACTTTGGCGACTCGTGGGCGTACTACTACAAGTTTGAGCTGCAGCACGGCaccgagcagcagcagaaggagcTGCTGGAGCGGTGCGTGGTGGCGGAGCCGAAGCACGGCGAGGAGTGGTGCCGCGTAAGCAAGGACATTGCCAACTGGTGCCTCAAGACGGACGAGGTGCTGCGGGCGGTGGTGAAGGTGCTGCCGACGCCGATTTAA
- the LOC120430103 gene encoding uncharacterized protein LOC120430103 — protein MQRMANPEGVPRTRPVLAEIPARMGLPPLQRVGTPLGMTRRNALNPGLIDSPATNIPDSYLSPRMSPDEAMIQQRGRRRVPIIWSPEKAFYASPHKTPTKAISAMTLRSSPRKRSLMSELSAVPAAEQQQASPSAKRSTPAKGSPSHAKRMRFEEGSINRKNRDVPLETLLSGLSQDQLISVITGMVRGNARLEETVRSELPVPDLAPLEEQLSYQKKNIFKSLPATRLVSKTDSPAYARAATHLSSFKKTLVEQAQTLHNAKHWDALLDYVPMAWGYVRATPVWDNHAHNAVRRHCFKILAYHATSALKHGLVALGADRLHRFQQKLKAMAADCEDINDCATYLAYLAERM, from the exons ATGCAAAGAATGGCCAATCCAGAGGGTGTCCCCCGGACTCGCCCAGTTCTCGCAGAAATCCCGGCGCGAATGGGCTTACCGCCGCTACAACGGGTTGGAACGCCGTTGGGAATGACTCGGCGGAACGCCCTCAATCCGGGTTTGATCGATAGTCCGGCAACGAACATTCCGGACAGCTATCTGTCGCCCCGCATGTCCCCGGATGAGGCGATGATTCAGCAGCGTGGCCGCCGTCGCGTTCCCATCATTTGGAGTCCGGAGAAGGCGTTCTATGCGTCGCCCCACAAAACGCCCACGAAGGCCATCTCGGCGATGACCCTGCGGAGTTCACCCCGGAAGCGATCGCTCATGTCGGAACTGTCGGCTGTTCCGGCCGCGGAACAGCAGCAGGCATCGCCCTCCGCTAAACGATCAACTCCGGCCAAGggttcgccgagccatgccaaaCGGATGCGCTTTGAGGAGGGTTCGATCAACCGGAAGAACCGGGACGTCCCACTGGAGACGCTCCTGTCCGGTCTCAGCCAGGACCAGCTGATCTCCGTGATCACCGGAATGGTCCGAGGAAATGCACGTTTAGAGGAGACCGTTCGGAGCGAACTTCCGGTGCCGGATTTGGCCCCGCTGGAAGAACAGCTGAGCTATCAGAAGAAGAACATCTTCAAGAGTTTGCCGGCCACGCGACTTGTCAGCAAAACGGACAGTCCGGCGTACGCCAGAGCCGCCACACACCTCTCATCGTTCAAAAA AACCCTCGTCGAGCAGGCCCAAACGCTGCACAACGCCAAACACTGGGACGCCCTGCTGGACTACGTGCCGATGGCGTGGGGCTACGTGCGCGCCACCCCCGTCTGGGACAACCACGCCCACAACGCGGTACGCCGGCACTGCTTCAAGATCCTGGCCTATCACGCCACCAGTGCGCTCAAGCATGGCCTCGTGGCGCTTGGCGCGGATCGGCTTCACCGGTTCCAGCAGAAGCTCAAGGCGATGGCCGCCGACTGCGAGGACATCAACGACTGTGCCACCTATCTGGCGTACCTGGCGGAACGAATGTGA